A window of Juglans regia cultivar Chandler chromosome 7, Walnut 2.0, whole genome shotgun sequence contains these coding sequences:
- the LOC118348994 gene encoding uncharacterized mitochondrial protein AtMg00810-like, translated as MYGLINFALPCLLFILLKSQFDSSLFIRKTSAGIVLLLVYVDDIVITGSDIELIQKVQQHLKASFHMKDLGPLQYFLGLEVQITSTGTLLHQHKYTQEVILLAALQSGNFVLTPLEVNLKLHQEEASQSIYLDSPTSSFSCCPTYHPLSEGNLCTRVVLS; from the exons ATgtatggtttgataaatttcgctcTACCCtgcttgcttttcattttacttaagAGTCAGTTTGATTCCTCTCTTTTTATTCGCAAGACTTCTGCAGGAATTGTATTGCTTctggtatatgttgatgacattgtgatCACTGGCTCTGATATTGAATTAATTCAGAAAGTACAACAGCATCTCAAGgcctcttttcacatgaaagatcttggtccccTGCAATACTTTCTTGGCCTTGAGGTGCAGATTACTTCGACTGGTACATTGTTACACCAGCACAAATACACGCAGGAGGTGATTTTATTGGCTGCTCTCCAATCGGGTAACTTTGTTCTTACTCCTTTGGAGGTAAATCTCAAGCTTCATCAGGAGGAAG CAAGTCAGTCAATTTATCTAGACTCCCCGACATCTTCATTTAGTTGTTGTCCGACGTATCATCCGTTGTCTGAAGGGAACCTTTGCACGCGGGTTGTTCTTTCCTAA